The genomic region tataaaaggaaaaaagttctgaaaGGTCTGATAAATAAAGCGATTCTGCTTAAGaacattcattttctgtttctaaaatagTACCACAAATAATGGAAAGGCCAAAGGGAGTACTAGGTGTTctgagggaaaaataattataactgCATAGGTGAAAAGTTGGTCCCACGGTACCTGAATACAAAACTCCAATTCATCAGGATGAGGGTTTGATTCTTGTATTGATGTAGGTGTGATCTCTTTAACagtattaaaatggaaatgtgcATCATTCTCATACAGAACTCATTtcgttgctttcttttttctacttccAGAGTATAAAAATTAACTGCTAATGCTcctaatgctttaaaaatatttccagctaTTAATGAAAGATAATTTATACGTCCGCGAACATATAAGCAAATGCAAATGCTGAGCTCTACTTACTTAAGCAATCACCAGTGACCATGAAAATTACTGGTCCTATGTTGAAAGTCCCATATATTTGTAAGTATTTGCTGGAGTGAGGCCCtcacatatatataaatgaatgGTCAATTGTTTATGTAAAAAGTATGTTCCATTTTTTACttatatgtaaaattaaaaagcagatactGCATATCACTATCTTTTTGATCAGATTATTTATGAAATGCTGGTCAGTGAAAGTCAACCAGTCACCTTAAtgttagaaaatacatttttaggacAAAGGACACAGGGAGAGACATAAAAGGTTGGAAGCATAGAAGCATATCCTCATAAGTACTAAGCAATCCCTATTGTTGGACGACCAGATTGAATCATCATTTAGGTAGGTCTCATCAAAGTTCACAATCTTCAAGTCCTTCTTAAGGTACGTTTCATTCAGTTTGTTTAGCGTTCGAGCAAAGGTATATTTAGATGCACAGCTATAAGCTTCCAGATTGTAGACTTTGTGGAAGTGCATATCAAAATATGGATTATCCTAAAAAACAGAGAGAATGAAATTATTACATGCATTATGGATGTTAGAACAGCAATCTGTTGTTCTCTGCCCAGCTACCTTCAGGGCTTTTTCTCAGTTTGATGGACTTGAAAGGACTTTGCATATTTCTATTCATACCAAAGGGTCTTTTAAGACTTTACAAAGTTGCAGCTTGTAATTAGCTGCTATTCTTTGCTATTAGGAGTTTTGTCTGAGTTTTCAGTTTGCCCTAGCAATATGCTGCACTTTATTGGGATTATACAAGCTTGTTTTGAAATGAACCAATTTGTCATGTTGCCTAAAACACACTATGTGAAAAGCACTTGCCTTGGACTATAACTATATATGCCTGTCAGAAGAATATTGATTGCCCTTCCTGCCTAAATTGTAATCTGTGTGCTTTCTGGCTCTTTGGCATAATTAATCCTAGCAGCAGCTAAATTCTGTTAAATTCTATGGATATGAATAGCTATTAGGAATATTTATAGCAGTGTTAATTACCCTATAATTATGAGTTTGAGGTTCATTTAGGCTTTTAACCAAAAATGAGACAGATTTTGGTCATCTCAGTTGTGGAAGGCTGATTCATCCCTGAAGGATATTTTAGCacaatacttcagaaaaaaacctaaagtaAATTCATGCATGCAAGTGATAAGGAAATCCTCTGGCTGCCTTGGCTGGGGAAGGGACAGGAACAGCTCCAGAAGCAAGATAACTTGCAGACGGGACGTAAAGTATTATTCGTTTTGGCTCTTTTTCCCCTCTGGCCTAAAGAGCTTACAGGGTGCAGGGATACTCTGAACCTGAGCTTACCTCCTCCATCTCCCGGGTTTCTAGTTTTAGACTTGAGGGCACTGTGCACAGGACAGGAGAACAACCacattttgtcattttccttGGAGCAAGGCTCTGAAACCTTTCTAATGGGCTCTTGATTTCTCTTTCACTAGGATAATGTAATCTGAATTCTATTTCATATTCATTTGAAAGcactttcaaagggaaaaaaaaatcatattttcctGGACTACATTTATTATGCACGGACAACAAATGTCTTCTTATACATGCAGTAAGATATTCTTCTCAGTATGTTCTTCTAGCTTTTGTAAAATAGGatttaattctgcttttggtGTTCTGTATTGTGCTACCACAGCTTCATTTTACCCTTCTGAAGTTGTATCTGAGAGATTAGGGCTTTTTTAGCAGCAAGTCAGCCAGATCTAGCCAAAGCTGTTCCATAtttgcacacacaaatacacaaatatttaatTGATCCAAGTAATGTGAGTTTAAGCTATGTGAAAGAAGTTGAACGTTGTGCACTGGTACACTAGACAATGCACTTGCAAGATGTTGTCACACAGAGAACAGGTTCATACATTCAAATGAGTCACATTCTCCATAAaagtatttaatgaaattttgttttcaaatacacaTTAAAATCTATGGGATTAATGGCAGTTTACACTGGGAGCTGCAGGTAGAGAACTTTTATTCCCAGCCATGATGAACAAATTAGAAAACATCCAGCTTGTCCCCCAGATCTCAACCAGAGTGATGaagataacaacaacaaagaagaaaatctctcctccctcccacccctgcaaCAGTGCAAATGCAATACGGAGCCTCTCACATGCAATAAAACCAAAATTCCTTGCAggtttgatttattttggttttttacatagctttctttttcagataatgcattttaattgcattttaatactTGTATCCCAAATTGCAACAGAAGAGAAGGATACTctaatatatgtatttaataataCATAACACTTACAGTATCTGCTTCTTTTCCATCAATCATCTCCAGATCTTTCAAAAACCACTTTTCAACTATTTCATATTTCTCCTCTCGATCCACTCGCAAGTGTTTAACCATACATATTTCTACTTCTTCACTTTTAGTCACTGCAAGAAAAACATAGTTTAGATATGCAAGGAAGTACTTCCCAAAACTTCCAATAATAAAAGACTTAACCAAACTACATTTTAGATGATAACCTAAATGATGATGGGCAGGGCTGTATAGAACTGTACGGGACTTAATAGTTTTATTTCGCCCTGGTAGTAGGAATAGCACCATGTTCTCAGTGTATGGAAACTTGTCAGCTTTTGGTAGATTTGGGCTTCACCTTACCTGTCCTGTGAAAAGAGAACCTTGTCTGTGCAAAAGCCTTTCATCTGAATTCACTAGCAGTGCAATGAAAGCCTAATTCTGGATCTGTATGGATAATCCACTTATCCTACTCACTTTGAGGGGGAATCTTTTGGGGTGCTGGAGTCAGAAAATTGCAAAACTGCTACCAAGGCTCTGTATTTACATGACTTGTGCTATACTTTTCATTCTGTGGATGAAGTTCTCTTATGAAGccatcatttttttaaagcaaaactcttATTTCCCTCTAAAATATGTAAGTAGGCCACTTCACAAAAATAatatcaaaaatatttcttaaagctTCACGTTGCCCAGGGCTATCTTTGTAGAAATTACTATTTTCCGACTTAGGCAGGAAATGAGAGTAAAAAGAGTACAAAGACACTCTTTGCAATAACTACCGTTATTAATTGATTACATTGAGTGCTGCATAGGAGACTAGATTTCTGTAACACACAATGAGTGTGAAAAACACCCGAGCCTGAGCAATCTCCTGCACATCCAGCATGACAGCTGCAGGGCAGGCCACTTCCCCGAGCCATCCGGTAGCCTAAGGTAAGGGCAAGATGTCAcccagctcctggcaggagcATTTTGACTTCATAGCACAAGGCTACAGATGCAGGAgcaaaattcttttgtttctaaACACTGCCTGAATTTTTGAAAACTCATTTTGAAACTCGACTAATTTTATCTTATTCCTGATAAAACATCTCTTATGTCTCACCTGTTTATAAGAAAATGGTTATTAAATAAAGACAAACAAAGGATGTATGTTGGAGATACGCCTTCTTCCCATTGCAAAGAAAAACAGTGGAGAATATATAAATCGATTATAATTTCTCTCAGCCTATAGCTTCCCTGCCTGGGGAATACAAAtcacttttgctttcttttctggtcCTATCAGTCATAGTCGCTCAATGATTTTTAACCAAAGGACCACCACTGTATTATCTTCCGTAGAGAAGTTACAATGGTTTTCATTTGCAAGCAAATCTAGTAGGCTAATCTTCGAAAGTTCTCTTCATACTTTCAGTTTCtcccattttgtttgtttgcttgcctgCTCGTGAGGGGATATGTTGCCTCTCTCAGAGttcaaacaaaaggaaacaagctCAAGCCCCTAGTCCTGTCAGAAATACAACGGGATGTCCCACACTGCCACTTCTCTACCCCTCATGCAGGAGTAGAAATCTTATGATGTAAGGACAGAGCACAAATGTGTTAGGAATAACAAAACCAGGAGCGTGTCCTGCCCAGTGGTGAAACTTGGACGGACTAttttcaactaaaaaaacccaaacaactttattttcctgcattttagATAATGCTTGTTCTTGCACTCAGTTAACAgagttaaaatttaatttcttacatAGAACGTGAACTCAGATCTACCATGTCATCCTATTAAGCTCTAAAAGCTTTTCTCGGGGAAGGCACTGCTGTGGCAATGCCTTCACAGAGCACAAACTATTTCTTAAGGTCTTCCATGGACTGAACACCTTTTTTAGAGTCTCTGTTGGATAATGCGATGTTATCCTTACTGTTCTTCTCAGGCATACCAATACAGGGTTGTGAAAATCCCTGAATGTGGTTACATTTCAGCTGTGTGTTCTTCCAGGGTTTATAAAGCATTTAGTGAAAGGACACTATTGCCTTCACCTAAGAAGTGGGACTCGTTATtgtgaaaaggagggaaaataatGTTGGATGTATGGCACAAAAATAAGATTGTTCAGTTACCCACACCAAGATTTTCTTGTAATATAGATTTCAAAAGGCATAGACCTCTAAAGTTTTGCCTATAgtttgactgatttttttattttttttttctgttatggtAATTTGAAATCAGCAGGAATGTACTGAGGTTGCATTGCAGGGATAAGATTTTAGATAACGTGTTTTGCTCCTACAGAATCACAGCAGATGACAGTAGCTGCTGGCAGCTGGATGCAACCCATCTTTCAGAATCAGATTTCCACTCTACTCACCACTTACTTGACTATGCCTGAATGTATTACGAGAGTTTAATACTGGGTACCGAAGAGATCCCACTCTTAGTACTCtacataaattttcttttatgtcCTCAGAGACTTCCAATCAGTTAATCCGATTAGAGGCTTTCTTTAATGGCTTGTTCTCCTCtaccttaaaaagaaatttttagtaaagattttaaatgttatttttcctctttggatGTTTCACAACAGCGAACTGTTTAGATCTACCACATGCAAGTAAAGATACTCCTACTGGATAGTTTTGTAAACTATGAATCAGGTTGGAATTTCCGTACGTTTAGAAGCTCTGTGATgttcaggaatccatttcttaaaactatttttacgGTTCTAAAATACAAAGCCTGTTCTACTAAAACTACACGGGTGCAGGGAACATAGCTTGCTCAGTATTTCCAGTAATCTGTAAAACAACTTGAATATTCTAGAGACTTCAGATGTTTAGAAAGATAATGGTCACAGAATACGGTTGACATCATCCCTTGTTGGGTGTTAACCCAATCTACGTCTCAAGTGTATACATTATTTCTACCTGTTATATGTATTTTGAACCCGAAGAGGAAACAGAGTGGAGGAAGCATTCCCTCCTACCCAACTGCTTACCGACGAGAGCATTTCTCTGTTTGAGTATCTTTCAGTGTCGTAAAATAAACAAGCGAGCTTTTCTGAAGCTCTGTTCTAAACCCGTTATGAAACAGTTACACCTGAAATCAGGTTTAGTAAAGAGCCAGATAATTACGTTTACCCCTGCCAGCAACCTTGTTTTACTCCCAGTTCGTGCCGATTACTAGCTCAAACGCGTGTTTACTTAAACCACAAGTCTAGCTTATTGTTCCCAAAGTAATCGGGACAGTATGTAGGACATCGGGCCGCGCGAGAGCTCTAAAAATCGCCAGCGGTTCCTGCAATGTTAAGGAACTGTTACGCTCTCCTGTGGAAACGCCGGTCCGAGCCCCGGTGAGGCAGCGAGCGCTCTTTTAAAAGCGGCTGAGGCGCCCGCAGCGCTGCCGCGTCCCGAACGCTTGCCGCGGTCGCCTTGGAAGCGCGGCGGGTCTCCCCTGGGAGCAGAGCTCAAGCCCGTATGAACGGCAGAGGGGCGATCGCGCCGTTTTCCGAAGGCTGCTGGCAGCGCGGGGACAGCGAGCTGGGCTGCGGGCCGTGCTGGGGCGCTGCCGGAGCTGCGGGCGGCACCGGGGCTGcagccgctccgctccgctgccCGCTCCGCTGCCCGCTCCCTTGCGCGCCCTCGCCGCCCCACGCACCCACCCGCGCCCAGGCCCACCGCCCCTCGCACACCCACTCGCGCACGCCCAGGCGCCGACCCGGCCCGCCGGGCGGGCAGCCCCGGTACCTGCGGCGCAAAGGTAGCAGCGCTCGGCGCCCGAGCCCTCCACCTCGATGAACTCGCGCAGGCTCTGCCGCCGCGGGCCGAACAGCCTCTTCGCCAGGTCCTCCTTCACCAGCGAGGACAtggccccccgccccgcggggctGAGCTCAGCGGCGGGTAccggccccccgcgccccgcagccgccgcgccgcgccgggcgccCGCCGGGCACCGCGGCGGAGGCTGCCCCCGGGCGGCGCGGCTGGCCCCGGCCGCGGGGGACGCATCGCCAGCAGCGGCCCCCGGCGGggccccgctccctcccggccggccccctgcgccgccggggccggccgcCCTTAAGGCTCGGGCCGCGGGCGCGGGGAGAGGCCGGGCCGCCGAGCTCCCCGCCCCACGCGTGCCCGCCCTCTCTccgccggccgcggccggggcctCCCCCCGCGGGACGCTCCGGTGGCGGAGGGCCGGCGCTGGCTCCGctgccccgccgctgccgctgccgctgccgctgccgggaCCGGGCGGGGCCCGACCGGGGTGCCGGCGGCCGTGGCGGGGCGGAGGTGCCGTCGGGGCGCCCGCCCGGGCTGCCTCCCCGCCGGAGGAGGAGGGAACGGGCCAGGAAAGACGCACAGTGGTCGCACTAAAGGCAGGTTAccgaaaaaaa from Accipiter gentilis chromosome 3, bAccGen1.1, whole genome shotgun sequence harbors:
- the EXOC1L gene encoding exocyst complex component 1-like, whose protein sequence is MSSLVKEDLAKRLFGPRRQSLREFIEVEGSGAERCYLCAAVTKSEEVEICMVKHLRVDREEKYEIVEKWFLKDLEMIDGKEADTDNPYFDMHFHKVYNLEAYSCASKYTFARTLNKLNETYLKKDLKIVNFDETYLNDDSIWSSNNRDCLVLMRICFYASNLLCLSLCPLS